The following nucleotide sequence is from Roseivirga sp. BDSF3-8.
TAGAACTGGCCGCATTAATCGGTACCGGAGCAGTCAGCCTCGCCATCGGTAAAGCCGGTATGGCTAACGGTGCCAACCTTTCTTTTTCACTGGAAGTTTATAAGGAAGTAGACGGATATACCGGAAATGAGCATATAGTTTCCGGGGACGATGAATTTTTACTCAGAAAAATACATAGTCAATCGCCTGAAAGCGTGGTGTTTGCAAAGAGTCAAGAGGTGGTGGTGAGTACCGCTCCCTGCAAAAATCTCATCGCTTTATTTCATCAGCGAAGACGGTGGGCGGGCAAATGGAGGCTTCACGGGGACATTTTCTCAATTTTCCTTCCTCTTTTTGTGTTTCTGTTTTACCTGGGCTGGTTATCCGTAATAGCCTTAGCCTTCACTCATTTTACGTTTATTTGGCTTATTTTATCCACATTTATACTAAAAACCGCTATCGAGTTTTTATTTTTACAGCCGATTAGGATTTTGGGTGGAAAGAAGGTTTCCTTTCCTGTACTTATCGTCCTCCAGCTATTATATCCGTTTTATGTGATATTTTTTGGTATAGCTGCCAATGCAGGCGGTTTCAGATGGAAAGGAAGAACCTATAGTAAACATACTAATGACTGAAGAGGAGTTTGATGTACTCGATGAGCTATACTTTTTACAGTCTTTCACTTATCTCGAGGATACCCTGGGACTTTCACGTGAAAAGCTGATTCAGATATTGCAGCAACTCATCAATAAACAGTGGGTAAAAGTCTACGAGAATGCCACCGATGAACTTAGTGCGGATAAGCTGAGCCTATCATCATCCGAAGCAACAAAATATTTATACCTTGCCAGTAAAGAAGGCCTGCTGGCTCACAATGGAAGGTAACACAGAATGGCCAATAGTAATTTGCAAATAGAACACCATTCGCCTAACTACTACGTAAGGAAGCGCCTTAAGCGGAACAAACCCGCTATGTTCGGCCTTACCATAATTATAGTAGCTACTTTGGTAGCCCTGCTGGGTTATTTAGTTATGCCCGATAGTACACCTAATGCAAATGATGGAGCGGTTCAGATACAGAAACTGCTTCCAGGGGAGTCCGCTCTACTGCTTAAGGTGCACAAGAATATGGAAATCCCGGACGAGAATATTTTTCACAAAGCCTTTTTCGGACAAGAAAGCCCGTATATCCTCGTGCCTATCAATGAGTACCGGGTAGAGGGGGTAACCGTCTATGCTAAGACCGTAAGCTCCCCTAATAAGGAGACAGAATATAGTCTGGTAAATGTGGTTAAGCCTGTATTCGTTGGCCAGTCAGACAAATTAAGCCCCGAGGGTGAAAAATTTATAGTAAAAGGAGATAACATCCGCTATCTTGATCTCCAGGGAGAGGTTCAAACCACCACCAGACAGGAATTACTGGAAACGTTCGAAGAGGAGAATATCGAAAACAGAACCTTCATCCTGGGTACTGACAAGGCAGGGCGTGACATGTTTAGCCGCCTGCTTTTCGGAGCCCGTATATCCATGGCCATCGGGTTTGTTTCAGTTATCATCTCGATGTTTCTGGGAGTACTTATGGGGTCACTGGCCGGCTTCTTTGGTGGTATGGTTGATAATATT
It contains:
- a CDS encoding glycosyltransferase; its protein translation is MPLILIIWLPLFLLYTFLILYASFRWRTLPEVVPSPAERHLDLTVIIPARNEAEGIISLLNDLALQDYPDSHYEVIVVDDYSEDDTFDLVVQYISQSDKNVRILSVSDSPFNISSPKKNALAYGISRARGTHIVTTDADCRVGNSWLSIHNQLLSRERCKMVAGPVYYTAEDSFLQKAQGLELAALIGTGAVSLAIGKAGMANGANLSFSLEVYKEVDGYTGNEHIVSGDDEFLLRKIHSQSPESVVFAKSQEVVVSTAPCKNLIALFHQRRRWAGKWRLHGDIFSIFLPLFVFLFYLGWLSVIALAFTHFTFIWLILSTFILKTAIEFLFLQPIRILGGKKVSFPVLIVLQLLYPFYVIFFGIAANAGGFRWKGRTYSKHTND
- a CDS encoding ABC transporter permease; protein product: MANSNLQIEHHSPNYYVRKRLKRNKPAMFGLTIIIVATLVALLGYLVMPDSTPNANDGAVQIQKLLPGESALLLKVHKNMEIPDENIFHKAFFGQESPYILVPINEYRVEGVTVYAKTVSSPNKETEYSLVNVVKPVFVGQSDKLSPEGEKFIVKGDNIRYLDLQGEVQTTTRQELLETFEEENIENRTFILGTDKAGRDMFSRLLFGARISMAIGFVSVIISMFLGVLMGSLAGFFGGMVDNIILWFMSVIWSIPGIMLVIAISLALQSRGVWVAFIAVGLTMWVDVARVVRGQILSVKEKLYVEAARAYGIKSLRIIYKHILPNILGPLIVIATANFAAAILLEAGLSFLGLSVQPPTPSWGIMIYEGYHAIGSPNSWPLVVLPGAAICFMVLAFNLLGNGLRDAYDPKTMLK